A single window of Microbacterium oryzae DNA harbors:
- a CDS encoding GNAT family N-acetyltransferase codes for MTDSPAFRFARLDDVDEVVSLVERAYRGADAGWTTEAHLIGGRRTGADEVAALIAAPTGGLLTLRVDDSFVATCHIDRRDGHAWFGMFAVDPRMQARGYGRLLLSEAERVARDEWGATEMRMTVISVRTDLVAWYERRGYRATGATSPFPSGDERFGAPRVADLRFAELAKPLSR; via the coding sequence GTGACCGACTCCCCCGCCTTCCGCTTCGCCCGCCTCGACGACGTCGACGAGGTCGTCTCGCTCGTGGAGCGGGCGTATCGCGGCGCCGATGCGGGCTGGACGACGGAGGCCCATCTCATCGGCGGCCGCCGCACCGGCGCGGACGAGGTCGCCGCACTCATCGCCGCGCCGACGGGCGGCCTCCTCACCCTGCGCGTGGACGACAGCTTCGTCGCCACCTGCCATATCGACCGGCGGGATGGCCATGCCTGGTTCGGCATGTTCGCCGTCGACCCCCGCATGCAGGCACGGGGATACGGCAGGCTCCTCCTCAGCGAGGCCGAGCGCGTCGCCCGCGACGAGTGGGGCGCGACGGAGATGCGCATGACCGTCATCTCCGTGCGCACGGACCTCGTCGCCTGGTACGAGCGACGCGGGTACCGGGCCACGGGTGCGACGTCGCCCTTCCCCTCCGGCGACGAGCGCTTCGGCGCGCCGCGCGTGGCCGACCTCCGGTTCGCGGAGCTCGCCAAGCCGCTGAGCCGCTAG
- a CDS encoding LemA family protein, producing the protein MEWLIPVLVVVAIIVIAAIYLWATYNSLVQLNVRVDEAWSGITVQLKRRADLIPNLIEAVKGYAAHEKAVFENVTRARAETLAATGPAEAGVAENHFQQAIKSLFAVAESYPQLQASQNYLQLQHSLVDTEDKIQASRRFYNGGVRELNTKIKVFPNNLFARNLGFDEREFFEVDGGAAMSEPPRVQF; encoded by the coding sequence GTGGAATGGTTGATACCCGTTCTCGTCGTCGTGGCGATCATCGTCATCGCGGCCATCTATCTCTGGGCGACGTACAACTCGCTCGTTCAGCTGAACGTCCGCGTGGATGAGGCGTGGAGCGGGATCACGGTGCAGCTCAAGCGAAGAGCAGACCTGATCCCCAACCTGATCGAGGCGGTGAAGGGGTACGCCGCGCATGAGAAGGCGGTGTTCGAGAACGTCACGAGAGCGCGCGCGGAGACGCTCGCGGCGACCGGTCCGGCCGAGGCCGGGGTGGCGGAGAACCACTTCCAGCAGGCGATCAAGAGCCTGTTCGCCGTGGCGGAGTCGTACCCGCAGCTGCAGGCGAGCCAGAACTACCTGCAGCTGCAGCACAGCCTCGTCGACACCGAGGACAAGATCCAGGCGTCGCGCCGGTTCTACAACGGCGGCGTCCGCGAGCTGAACACCAAGATCAAGGTGTTCCCCAACAACCTCTTCGCGCGGAACCTGGGCTTCGACGAGCGCGAGTTCTTCGAGGTCGACGGGGGAGCGGCGATGTCGGAGCCGCCGCGCGTGCAGTTCTGA
- a CDS encoding DNA alkylation repair protein, with the protein MDNPSVAEVLAELAALEDPRMRAVNERHGDDHGVNLTKLRALAKRLGADPALSRALWETGDTAARLVAILVVRPRDLDAAGLDAMLREARAPKVQDWLVNYLAKKSAHAGALRERWFADPDPVVAAAGWDLTSERVARGPGGVHLDALLDLIESDMAGAPDRLQWAMNTCLAQIGIRHPEHRPRALEIGERLGVLRDYPTSPGCISPFAPTWITEMVARQDR; encoded by the coding sequence ATGGACAACCCGAGCGTCGCCGAGGTCCTCGCCGAGCTCGCCGCCCTCGAAGACCCGCGCATGCGCGCGGTCAACGAGCGCCACGGCGACGACCACGGGGTCAACCTCACGAAGCTGCGCGCGCTCGCGAAGCGCCTGGGCGCCGACCCGGCGCTGTCGCGGGCGCTCTGGGAGACGGGCGACACCGCGGCACGGCTCGTCGCCATCCTCGTCGTCCGTCCGCGCGATCTCGACGCGGCGGGGCTCGACGCGATGCTCCGCGAGGCGCGCGCGCCCAAGGTGCAGGACTGGCTGGTGAACTATCTCGCGAAGAAGAGCGCGCATGCCGGGGCGCTGCGCGAGCGGTGGTTCGCCGATCCCGACCCCGTGGTTGCCGCGGCGGGATGGGACCTCACCAGCGAGCGCGTCGCCAGAGGCCCCGGCGGCGTCCACCTCGACGCGCTGCTCGACCTCATCGAGTCGGACATGGCCGGCGCGCCCGATCGTCTGCAGTGGGCGATGAACACCTGCCTCGCGCAGATCGGCATCCGGCACCCGGAGCACCGGCCGCGCGCCCTCGAGATCGGCGAACGGCTGGGGGTGCTGCGGGACTACCCCACGTCGCCCGGCTGCATCTCGCCGTTCGCGCCCACCTGGATCACCGAGATGGTGGCCCGCCAGGATCGCTGA
- a CDS encoding isocitrate lyase/PEP mutase family protein: protein MSIQDRADALRTLHEAPQILRVVNAWDAVSARTIADLPETRAVATAGHSIAASHGYRDGEMPRDVNLAAVARIVEAVDLPVSADLDAGYDDAGETVRRAIGVGVVGANIEDRLIPFDDAVARVHAAVRAAEAEGVDFQLNARTDAIVRAGDRPLAESIDDAIARGRAFLDAGAALVFVPGALDRDTVSRLVEGIGVRRVSVIGLPGALTAAEYEALGVARISYGPLTQRVALRALRDLAADLYADGVVPEDTPPLN from the coding sequence ATGAGCATCCAGGACAGGGCCGACGCCCTCAGGACCCTGCACGAAGCGCCCCAGATCCTCCGCGTGGTGAACGCGTGGGACGCGGTAAGCGCCCGCACGATCGCCGACCTGCCCGAAACGCGCGCCGTCGCGACCGCCGGGCACTCGATCGCGGCCTCGCACGGCTATCGCGACGGCGAGATGCCGCGAGACGTGAACCTCGCCGCGGTCGCGCGCATCGTCGAGGCCGTGGATCTGCCGGTCTCGGCCGACCTCGACGCCGGCTACGACGACGCCGGCGAGACCGTGCGCCGCGCGATCGGCGTCGGCGTCGTCGGCGCGAACATCGAAGACCGGCTGATCCCGTTCGACGACGCGGTCGCGAGGGTGCACGCCGCCGTGCGCGCAGCCGAGGCCGAGGGCGTCGACTTCCAGCTGAACGCGCGGACCGATGCGATCGTGCGCGCGGGCGACCGTCCGCTGGCCGAGAGCATCGACGACGCGATCGCCCGCGGTCGCGCATTCCTCGACGCCGGCGCCGCACTGGTCTTCGTGCCCGGCGCGCTCGACCGCGACACCGTGAGTCGGCTCGTCGAGGGCATCGGCGTGCGACGCGTCAGCGTGATCGGGCTGCCGGGCGCCCTCACCGCCGCCGAGTACGAGGCTCTCGGCGTCGCCCGCATCTCGTACGGCCCGCTCACGCAGCGCGTGGCCCTCCGCGCGCTGCGCGATCTCGCCGCGGACCTCTACGCCGACGGCGTGGTGCCGGAGGACACCCCGCCGCTCAACTGA
- a CDS encoding winged helix-turn-helix domain-containing protein has translation MKDALSAAEARRMALAAQGLAGARPSAPTIRHVRRELARMHVLQIDSVNVFARSHYVPLLSRLGPYDTGLLDRLVLTPSARGPEFVEYLAHEATFVPVADWPLWRFRMDAMRAKHGGEGSWFAANTDTVSWVRAELAERGPLRPAEIERDLPASRGPWWGWDDVKRALEMLWRFGEVAIAGRSGFERRYGLAEQVIPAEHLARSLPHEDAIVELVRRAARASGVATAADLADYHRLRDRRAVHTALDRLVAEGELAPVAVRGWERGGRAVPAWRHRDAVLPRRIDRATVLTPFDPVVWFRERAERMFGFAYRIEIYTPAERRRFGYYSLPLLVGDRIVGRADLKAERATSTLRVQSAWWEPGAASPEVAERAAAALRDAAHWQGLESLSVSDWGDAADDLARVLDAPRHGHPGALRATAD, from the coding sequence GTGAAGGATGCGCTGTCCGCGGCCGAGGCGCGCCGCATGGCCCTCGCCGCGCAGGGACTGGCCGGAGCGCGGCCCTCCGCTCCGACCATCCGCCACGTGCGACGCGAGCTCGCGCGCATGCACGTGCTGCAGATCGATTCCGTGAACGTGTTCGCGCGCTCGCACTACGTTCCCCTGCTGTCGCGGCTCGGGCCCTACGACACGGGTCTCCTGGACCGCCTCGTTCTGACGCCGTCGGCCCGCGGACCGGAGTTCGTCGAGTACCTCGCCCACGAGGCGACCTTCGTGCCCGTGGCCGACTGGCCGCTGTGGCGGTTCCGCATGGATGCGATGCGGGCCAAGCACGGCGGCGAGGGCAGCTGGTTCGCCGCGAACACCGACACGGTGAGCTGGGTGCGGGCGGAGCTCGCCGAGCGCGGCCCACTGCGGCCGGCGGAGATCGAACGGGACCTGCCGGCGAGCCGAGGCCCGTGGTGGGGCTGGGACGACGTGAAGCGGGCGCTGGAGATGCTGTGGCGGTTCGGCGAGGTCGCCATCGCCGGGCGCAGCGGCTTCGAGCGGCGCTACGGGCTCGCCGAGCAGGTCATCCCCGCCGAGCATCTCGCCCGCTCCCTCCCCCACGAGGACGCGATCGTCGAGCTCGTGCGTCGCGCGGCGCGGGCCTCGGGGGTCGCCACGGCGGCGGACCTGGCGGACTACCACCGGCTGCGCGACCGCCGCGCCGTCCACACCGCGCTGGACCGGCTCGTCGCGGAGGGCGAGCTGGCGCCGGTCGCGGTGCGAGGGTGGGAGCGCGGCGGGCGGGCCGTCCCGGCCTGGCGGCACCGCGATGCGGTGCTGCCGCGCCGTATCGACCGCGCCACGGTCCTGACGCCGTTCGACCCCGTGGTGTGGTTCCGCGAGCGCGCCGAGCGGATGTTCGGCTTCGCGTACCGCATCGAGATCTACACGCCGGCCGAGCGCCGCCGGTTCGGGTACTACTCCCTGCCGCTCCTCGTCGGCGATCGCATCGTCGGCCGCGCCGATCTCAAGGCCGAGCGCGCGACCTCGACCCTGCGCGTGCAGTCGGCCTGGTGGGAGCCGGGCGCCGCCTCGCCCGAGGTGGCGGAGCGAGCGGCGGCGGCCCTGCGCGACGCCGCGCATTGGCAGGGGCTGGAATCGCTCTCGGTGTCCGACTGGGGAGACGCGGCCGACGATCTCGCGCGCGTGCTCGACGCGCCGCGCCACGGCCATCCCGGCGCTCTCCGAGCAACGGCTGATTAG
- a CDS encoding alpha-L-fucosidase, whose amino-acid sequence MAMFAQDPVRPAAYARFARATPAWFRDAKLGIFVHWGPYAVPAWAEPIGPLGAFDHAHWMAHNPYAEWYANTIRIVGSPAWHHQQDVHGGAPYDAFLDRWRAERFDADEVMDLVSRTEARYVVPTAKHHDGVALWDAPRTGDRNAVRRGPHRDLVGAFREAAQRHGVRFGLYYSGGLDWWFDRRAPITGPVDDSVRPVDRAYADYAYDHVVDLIERYRPEVLWGDIEWPDAGKAEGGKSLVDLFDRFYAAAPDGVVNDRFGLTHWDFRTSEYEEGRVTQTAGMWEHTRGVGFSFGHNRLEDAGHALDGRAAIRHFVDVVSRGGNLLLNVGLTAAGEVTPLQRRTLEELGAWNAAHGDGVFGSRVLEPDLARPSDEPWVRWTRRDGRAHAFADAPVGATVPLDVDLRRIDLDGAACRGAEVVPSEDGVAVRVLAAGPVQVAFPLR is encoded by the coding sequence ATGGCCATGTTCGCGCAGGACCCGGTGCGGCCGGCGGCGTACGCGCGGTTCGCCCGCGCGACGCCCGCCTGGTTCCGCGATGCCAAGCTCGGGATCTTCGTGCACTGGGGGCCGTACGCCGTTCCGGCGTGGGCGGAGCCCATCGGACCGCTGGGCGCCTTCGACCACGCGCACTGGATGGCGCACAACCCGTATGCCGAGTGGTACGCGAACACGATCCGCATCGTGGGCAGCCCCGCCTGGCATCACCAGCAGGACGTCCACGGCGGCGCCCCGTACGACGCCTTTCTCGACCGCTGGCGGGCGGAGCGCTTCGACGCGGACGAGGTGATGGATCTCGTGTCGAGGACGGAAGCGCGCTACGTCGTCCCCACCGCCAAGCACCACGACGGCGTGGCTCTCTGGGACGCGCCGAGGACGGGCGACCGCAACGCCGTTCGCCGCGGCCCGCACCGCGACCTCGTGGGCGCGTTCCGCGAGGCCGCGCAGCGGCACGGGGTGCGATTCGGGCTTTACTACTCCGGCGGTCTCGACTGGTGGTTCGACCGGCGCGCGCCCATCACCGGACCGGTGGACGACTCCGTGCGGCCGGTGGATCGCGCCTATGCCGACTACGCCTACGACCACGTCGTCGATCTCATCGAGCGGTACCGCCCGGAGGTGCTGTGGGGCGACATCGAGTGGCCCGACGCGGGCAAGGCCGAGGGCGGCAAGAGCCTCGTCGATCTCTTCGATCGGTTCTACGCCGCCGCACCGGACGGAGTCGTGAACGATCGGTTCGGGCTCACCCACTGGGACTTCCGCACCAGCGAGTACGAGGAGGGGCGCGTCACGCAGACGGCGGGGATGTGGGAGCACACCCGCGGCGTCGGCTTCTCCTTCGGGCACAACCGCCTCGAGGACGCCGGGCACGCGCTCGACGGGCGCGCGGCCATCCGGCACTTCGTCGACGTCGTCTCACGCGGCGGCAACCTGCTGCTCAACGTCGGCCTCACTGCGGCCGGCGAGGTGACGCCGCTGCAGCGTCGCACGCTCGAGGAGCTCGGGGCGTGGAATGCCGCGCACGGCGACGGCGTCTTCGGCTCCCGCGTGCTGGAGCCGGACCTCGCCCGGCCGTCGGATGAGCCGTGGGTGCGCTGGACGCGGCGGGATGGTCGCGCGCATGCCTTCGCGGACGCGCCGGTGGGCGCCACGGTGCCGCTGGACGTCGATCTGCGCCGGATCGACCTCGACGGGGCGGCGTGCCGGGGCGCGGAGGTCGTTCCGAGCGAGGACGGGGTCGCGGTGCGCGTGCTCGCGGCGGGACCGGTGCAGGTCGCGTTCCCGCTGCGGTGA